Proteins from a single region of Gossypium arboreum isolate Shixiya-1 chromosome 1, ASM2569848v2, whole genome shotgun sequence:
- the LOC108482788 gene encoding receptor-like protein 9DC3 produces the protein MVALESLDLSYNKLGGRIPSELTKLTFLAVLNLSQNNFFGPIPVGSQFNTFDIDSYAGNLDFCGFPLSKKCGSEEERKPQTPKLVEDEDSSIPFIWKLVMMGYGCGVVFGLSTGYIVFTTGRPWWLVRMVERDWQRNFTRWVRRIGRKRNYHFIQIAQLNLR, from the exons ATGGTAGCACTTGAATCATTAGATCTGTCATATAACAAGCTTGGTGGTAGAATTCCTTCTGAGTTGACGAAACTGACATTTCTGGCAGTGTTAAACTTGTCGCAAAACAACTTTTTTGGACCAATTCCTGTTGGATCTCAATTCAATACTTTCGATATTGATTCCTATGCTGGCAACTTGGATTTCTGCGGCTTCCCACTATCAAAGAAATGTGGTAGTGAGGAGGAACGAAAGCCACAAACACCAAAGCTTGTGGAAGATGAAGATTCATCAATACCCTTTATTTGGAAACTTGTAATGATGGGGTATGGCTGCGGAGTAGTGTTTGGATTGAGTACGGGATACATAGTATTCACAACTGGAAGACCATGGTGGTTGGTTAGAATGGTTGAGAGAGACTGGCAGAGGAATTTTACAAGATGGGTTCGCAGGATTGGAAGAAAAAGAAACTACCACTTCATCCAAATTGCACAG TTGAACCTGAGGTGA